The Deinococcus koreensis genome window below encodes:
- a CDS encoding DUF1501 domain-containing protein — translation MQTNRRGFLMGCSAAIAALSGARLGTLALAAPDAGNGHALVVLFLRGGWDALNVLPPLDGPDRGIYEAARPGLKLPRSGERAALPLGDQFGLHPAMAPLRELYQAGALGLVTATGLTGETRSHFDAMDFIERGSSGEVGLGPLGDGWLARHLASAPGAAGGVDVLSPALSVGGSPAASLRGQDALALQDAGDFRLDDSPEGRRWLEEALSGLYRGESWLHRAGQHTLRDLRMIAGAQLAAPKGYPDSELGHSLGTVAQILRAGLGVRVATVDFGGWDTHEYQGDGGQGHLAELLGELSTALHAFWADVSGAGLGGRVTVIVQSEFGRRLTQNASGGTDHGHGGLSLLLGAGVKGGRIHGRWPGLAPGALYDGADLAVTTDYRQVLGEVLGGPAGNPHLDKVFPGFKAGPALGVVNGPAAGG, via the coding sequence ATGCAGACCAACCGACGTGGATTCCTGATGGGCTGTTCGGCCGCCATCGCGGCGCTCAGCGGGGCGCGGCTGGGCACGCTGGCCCTGGCCGCGCCCGACGCCGGCAACGGACACGCGCTGGTGGTGCTGTTCCTGCGCGGCGGCTGGGACGCCCTGAACGTGCTGCCCCCCCTGGACGGCCCCGACCGGGGCATCTACGAGGCTGCGCGGCCCGGCCTGAAACTGCCGCGCAGCGGCGAGCGGGCGGCCCTGCCCCTGGGCGACCAGTTCGGGCTGCACCCGGCGATGGCCCCGCTGCGCGAGCTGTATCAGGCCGGAGCGCTGGGGCTGGTCACCGCCACCGGCCTGACCGGCGAGACCCGCAGCCACTTCGACGCCATGGACTTCATCGAGCGCGGCTCCTCCGGCGAGGTCGGCCTGGGGCCCCTGGGCGACGGCTGGCTGGCCCGCCACCTCGCCAGCGCGCCGGGAGCGGCGGGCGGGGTGGACGTGCTCTCGCCGGCGCTGAGCGTGGGCGGCAGCCCCGCCGCCTCGCTGCGCGGTCAGGACGCGCTGGCCCTGCAGGACGCCGGAGACTTCCGACTCGACGATTCTCCCGAGGGCCGGCGCTGGCTGGAGGAGGCGCTCTCGGGCCTGTACCGGGGCGAGAGCTGGCTTCACCGCGCGGGCCAGCACACCCTGCGCGACCTGCGGATGATCGCCGGAGCGCAGCTCGCCGCGCCCAAGGGGTATCCCGACAGCGAACTCGGCCACAGCCTGGGCACGGTGGCCCAGATCCTGCGGGCCGGGCTGGGCGTGCGGGTCGCCACGGTGGACTTCGGCGGCTGGGACACCCACGAATACCAGGGGGACGGCGGGCAGGGCCACCTCGCGGAACTGCTGGGCGAACTGAGCACGGCCCTGCACGCCTTCTGGGCCGACGTCTCGGGCGCCGGCCTGGGCGGCAGGGTCACGGTGATCGTGCAGAGCGAGTTCGGGCGCCGGCTCACCCAGAACGCCTCGGGCGGCACCGACCACGGCCACGGCGGCCTGAGCCTGCTGCTGGGGGCCGGGGTGAAGGGCGGCCGGATCCACGGACGCTGGCCCGGGCTCGCTCCGGGCGCGCTCTACGACGGCGCCGATCTCGCCGTGACCACCGACTACCGGCAGGTGCTGGGCGAGGTGCTGGGCGGCCCCG